Proteins encoded together in one Lathyrus oleraceus cultivar Zhongwan6 chromosome 5, CAAS_Psat_ZW6_1.0, whole genome shotgun sequence window:
- the LOC127083246 gene encoding uncharacterized protein LOC127083246, producing MPTDLRRKAWKIEGNRSNWNLNQKREMESESDSDSESEPRVIYDWELKRPEDLVASDFWMYEDDPKPFAMGAGRFEYKNKAWIEREKKIKIAMDDYRERSRNLTLFDAIAPPEIAGICGGVIPLPLDEDDLRRDLIPLCNAALESYNFDKGSKFVLADIVKTTWRAGGMYYITFQAQDPSNSNATTFQAQVRLMLVGPPKVFSCAIKT from the exons ATGCCAACTGACCTTCGTCGGAAAGCTTGGAAGATAGAGGGAAACAGATCAAATTGGAACCTTAATCAGAAACGGGAAATGGAATCGGAATCAGATTCAGACTCGGAATCGGAACCGCGAGTGATTTATGATTGGGAATTGAAACGGCCTGAAGATCTTGTTGCGAGCGACTTCTGGATGTATGAGGATGACCCTAAACCTTTTGCGATGGGTGCTGGGCGGTTTGAGTATAAGAATAAGGCATGGATTGAACGAGAGAAGAAAATTAAAATCGCCATGGATGACTATAGAGAGCGCTCTCGCAACCTAACT TTGTTCGATGCCATTGCCCCTCCAGAAATTGCAGGTATATGTGGCGGTGTAATTCCCCTTCCCTTAGACGAGGATGATCTCCGCCGCGATCTCATTCCCCTATGCAATGCTGCCTTAGAGAGCTACAATTTTGACAAG GGTTCAAAATTTGTGCTTGCTGATATTGTAAAGACAACCTGGAGAGCTGGTGGAATGTATTACATCACCTTTCAAGCACAAGATCCTTCCAACAGCAATGCTACAACTTTCCAGGCACAAGTCCGATTAATGCTGGTTGGACCACCTAAGGTCTTTTCGTGCGCCATTAAAACCTAA